Proteins co-encoded in one Xiphophorus couchianus chromosome 16, X_couchianus-1.0, whole genome shotgun sequence genomic window:
- the LOC114159591 gene encoding hemoglobin subunit beta-like, giving the protein MGGAQLDVYKVDLLGLLTHTRQRKQPNQNSKMVKWSDFERAAIQDIFSKINYDVVGCAALSRCLIVYPWTQRYFGGFGNLYNAAAITSNPKVAAHGKVIMAGLEKAVKNMDDIKTTYKDLSVLHSEKLQVDPDNFNLLADCLTIVVAGQMGAAFTPEVHGAFQKFLAVVVASLRKQYH; this is encoded by the exons ATGGGAGGAGCACAGCTGGATGTTTATAAAGTGGATCTCCTGGGCCTGCTGACCCACACCAGACAAAGGAAACAACCAAACCAAAACTCCAAAATGGTCAAATGGTCAGACTTCGAGCGTGCCGCCATCCAGGACATCTTCTCCAAGATCAATTATGATGTTGTTGGCTGTGCAGCTCTctccag GTGTCTGATTGTCTACCCCTGGACTCAGAGGTACTTTGGCGGCTTTGGAAACCTCTACAACGCTGCGGCCATAACATCAAACCCCAAAGTGGCGGCTCACGGAAAGGTCATCATGGCAGGTCTGGAGAAAGCTGTGAAGAACATGGACGACATTAAGACCACATACAAAGACCTGAGCGTGCTGCACTCTGAGAAACTGCAAGTGGACCCCGACAACTTCAAC CTCCTGGCAGACTGCCTGACCATTGTTGTAGCTGGTCAGATGGGGGCAGCCTTCACCCCTGAAGTCCATGGAGCTTTCCAGAAGTTCCTGGCCGTGGTGGTGGCCTCTCTGAGGAAGCAGTACCACTAG
- the LOC114159601 gene encoding hemoglobin subunit alpha-2-like has protein sequence MSLSAKDKATVKTFWAKISSSGEEIGTDALSRMLVVYPQTKTYFSHWKDLSPGSAPVVKHGATVMAGVGDAVAKIDDLTSGLLSLSELHAFTLRVDPSNFKILSHNILVVLAIMFPTDFTPEVHVAMDKFLAAVARALSEKYR, from the exons ATGAGTCTCTCTGCAAAGGACAAGGCAACAGTGAAGACCTTCTGGGCCAAGATCTCTTCCAGTGGCGAGGAAATCGGCACAGATGCTCTGTCCAG gATGCTGGTGGTTTACCCACAGACCAAGACCTACTTCTCCCACTGGAAGGACCTGAGCCCCGGCTCGGCCCCGGTGGTGAAGCACGGGGCCACGGTGATGGCTGGAGTTGGTGACGCTGTAGCCAAAATCGACGATCTGACATCAGGGCTCCTTAGCCTCAGTGAGCTGCATGCCTTCACTCTGAGAGTGGACCCCTCCAACTTCAAG ATTCTCTCCCACAACATCCTTGTGGTTTTGGCCATTATGTTCCCCACCGACTTCACTCCTGAGGTCCATGTGGCCATGGACAAGTTCCTGGCTGCTGTGGCCCGTGCACTGTCCGAGAAGTACAGATGA
- the LOC114159595 gene encoding hemoglobin subunit beta-like, which yields MVKWSDFERAAIQDIFSKINYDVVGCAALSRCLIVYPWTQRYFGGFGNLYNAAAITSNPKVAAHGKVIMAGLEKAVKNMDDIKTTYKDLSVLHSEKLQVDPDNFNLLADCLTIVVAGQMGAAFTPEVHGAFQKFLAVVVASLRKQYH from the exons ATGGTCAAATGGTCAGACTTCGAGCGTGCCGCCATCCAGGACATCTTCTCCAAGATCAATTATGATGTTGTTGGCTGTGCAGCTCTctccag GTGTCTGATTGTCTACCCCTGGACTCAGAGGTACTTTGGCGGCTTTGGAAACCTCTACAACGCTGCGGCCATAACATCAAACCCCAAAGTGGCGGCTCACGGAAAGGTCATCATGGCAGGTCTGGAGAAAGCTGTGAAGAACATGGACGACATTAAGACCACATACAAAGACCTGAGCGTGCTGCACTCTGAGAAACTGCAAGTGGACCCCGACAACTTCAAC CTCCTGGCAGACTGCCTGACCATTGTTGTAGCTGGTCAGATGGGGGCAGCCTTCACCCCTGAAGTCCATGGAGCTTTCCAGAAGTTCCTGGCCGTGGTGGTGGCCTCTCTGAGGAAGCAGTACCACTAG
- the LOC114159600 gene encoding hemoglobin subunit alpha-1-like, whose protein sequence is MSLTAKDKETVKAFWAKVAPKAEDIGQDALSRMLAVYPQTKTYFSHWKDMSAGSAPVKKHGATVMGGVADAVTKIDDLTSGLLSLSELHAFTLRVDPANFKILAHNILVVFAIKFPSDFTPEVHVSVDKFLAALARALSEKYR, encoded by the exons ATGAGTCTCACTGCCAAGGACAAGGAAACAGTCAAAGCCTTCTGGGCTAAAGTGGCCCCCAAGGCTGAAGACATTGGCCAGGATGCTCTGTCCAG GATGCTGGCGGTTTACCCACAGACCAAGACCTACTTCTCCCACTGGAAGGACATGAGTGCCGGCTCTGCTCCAGTGAAGAAGCACGGAGCTACGGTGATGGGTGGAGTAGCTGATGCTGTGACCAAAATCGATGATCTGACCTCAGGTCTCCTGAGCCTGAGCGAGCTGCATGCTTTCACTCTTAGAGTGGACCCTGCCAACTTCAAG ATCCTGGCACACAACATCCTTGTGGTCTTCGCCATCAAGTTTCCCTCCGACTTCACCCCTGAGGTCCATGTGTCTGTGGACAAGTTCTTGGCTGCTCTGGCCCGAGCCCTCTCCGAGAAGTACAGATAA
- the LOC114159594 gene encoding hemoglobin subunit beta-1-like, whose amino-acid sequence MVKWTEEERRIVRGVWEKVDIDEIGAELWARALIVYPWIERYFGSFGDIFTTTAILNNPKLAALGKVVLSALDTAVKNIDHFKAMYASLSRQHYEKIKVDPDNFRLLAECITITIACKLRAELNPQVQATWQKFLSAVVEAMSSQYK is encoded by the exons ATGGTGAAATGGACGGAAGAGGAGCGCCGCATCGTCAGAGGAGTTTGGGAAAAAGTTGATATTGATGAGATCGGAGCAGAGCTTTGGGCAAG AGCTTTGATTGTTTACCCATGGATCGAGCGGTATTTCGGCTCTTTTGGCGACATCTTCACCACCACAGCAATTTTAAACAACCCCAAATTGGCCGCCCTGGGAAAGGTCGTGCTATCGGCTCTGGACACAGCCGTGAAGAACATAGACCACTTCAAAGCGATGTACGCTTCCCTGAGCAGGCAGCACTACGAGAAAATTAAAGTGGATCCGGATAACTTCAGA ctTTTGGCCGAATGCATCACAATTACCATCGCCTGCAAACTCAGAGCTGAGCTGAACCCTCAGGTCCAGGCCACCTGGCAGAAATTTCTGTCTGCTGTGGTGGAGGCTATGAGCAGTCagtacaaataa
- the LOC114159592 gene encoding hemoglobin subunit beta-A-like has translation MVEWTDAERTAISTLWSNIDVGEIGPQALSRLLVVFPWTQRYFPTFGDLSTPAAIAANPKVAQHGKTVMGGLETAVKNMDNIKNAYAKLSVMHSEKLHVDPDNFRVLAECITVVVAAKFGPSVFTAGFQEAWQKFLAVVVSALGRQYH, from the exons ATGGTCGAGTGGACAGACGCCGAGCGCACCGCCATCTCCACCCTGTGGTCAAACATTGATGTGGGTGAAATTGGTCCCCAGGCCCTGTCCAG gctTCTGGTCGTGTTCCCATGGACCCAGAGGTACTTCCCTACCTTCGGTGACCTTTCCACCCCCGCAGCCATCGCCGCAAATCCCAAAGTGGCTCAGCACGGAAAAACTGTGATGGGCGGCCTTGAAACTGCTGTGAAGAACATGGACAACATCAAGAACGCCTACGCCAAACTGAGCGTCATGCACTCCGAGAAGCTCCATGTGGATCCCGACAACTTCAGG GTGCTTGCTGAGTGCATCACTGTGGTCGTGGCCGCCAAGTTTGGACCCAGCGTCTTTACCGCTGGTTTCCAAGAGGCCTGGCAGAAGTTCCTGGCCGTGGTGGTCTCCGCCCTGGGCAGACAGTACCACTAA
- the LOC114159599 gene encoding hemoglobin subunit alpha-like yields MSLSDKDKSRVKALWAKAEGKAGELGGEALGRMLVAYPQTKTYFSHWGDLSPQSPKVKKHGATIMGALGKAVKGIDDLPGTLAALSELHAFKLRVDPANFKILGHSIVVVLAMYFPGDFTPEVHLSVEKFLQNVALALSEKYR; encoded by the exons ATGAGTCTTTCCGACAAAGACAAGTCCAGGGTGAAGGCCCTCTGGGCCAAAGCCGAAGGGAAGGCCGGCGAACTGGGAGGTGAAGCATTGGGCAG GATGCTTGTTGCCTACCCGCAAACTAAGACCTACTTCTCTCACTGGGGAGATCTGAGCCCCCAGTCCCCCAAAGTGAAGAAGCATGGTGCCACCATCATGGGTGCCTTGGGAAAAGCTGTGAAGGGCATCGACGATCTCCCTGGCACTCTGGCCGCCCTCAGTGAGCTTCATGCCTTCAAACTCCGGGTGGATCCTGCCAATTTCAAG ATCCTGGGCCACAGCATCGTTGTGGTCTTGGCCATGTACTTCCCTGGTGACTTCACTCCTGAGGTTCACCTTTCCGTGGAAAAGTTCCTGCAGAACGTGGCCTTGGCTCTGTCTGAGAAGTACCGCTAA
- the LOC114159596 gene encoding hemoglobin embryonic subunit alpha, giving the protein MTSLTAKDKDTVKAFWGKISPKAGAIGADALGRMLVVYPQTKTYFSHWKDMSPGSGPVKKHGATVMAGVADAVAKIDDLTAGLLTLSELHAFKLRVDPANFKILAHNLLLVLAISFPNDFTPEVHVAMDKFLSALALALSEKYR; this is encoded by the exons ATGACTAGTCTTACTGCCAAGGACAAGGACACCGTCAAGGCCTTCTGGGGAAAGATTTCTCCCAAGGCAGGAGCCATTGGAGCAGATGCTCTTGGCAG GATGCTGGTGGTTTACCCACAGACCAAGACCTACTTCTCCCACTGGAAGGACATGAGTCCCGGCTCTGGTCCAGTGAAGAAGCACGGAGCTACGGTGATGGCTGGAGTTGCTGACGCTGTGGCTAAAATCGACGATCTGACTGCAGGTCTGCTCACCCTGAGCGAGCTGCATGCCTTCAAGCTGAGAGTGGACCCCGCCAACTTTAAG ATTCTTGCCCACAACCTCCTTCTGGTTTTGGCCATCAGCTTCCCCAACGACTTCACCCCTGAGGTCCATGTGGCCATGGATAAGTTCCTGTCTGCCTTGGCTCTGGCTCTGTCCGAGAAGTACAGATGA